A region from the Drosophila takahashii strain IR98-3 E-12201 chromosome 2L, DtakHiC1v2, whole genome shotgun sequence genome encodes:
- the Sfp26Ac gene encoding accessory gland protein Acp63F, whose translation MKIHLIIVSIIVATTVAEDECTTCDWKMDVHCGKAANGCVFTGLNRCQVERVSCRREQKGMPPFSEIVKGVCPKDKPKCKKL comes from the exons ATGAAGATCCATCTCATAATTG TTTCAATAATAGTGGCGACTACCGTAGCGGAAGACGAATGCACCACTTGTGATTGGAAAATGGATGTTCATTGCGGAAAAGCTGCTAATGGTTGTGTGTTTACTGGTCTAAATCGTTGCCAAGTTGAACGTGTTTCATGCCGTCGGGAGCAAAAAGGAATGCCAC catTTAGCGAAATTGTTAAAGGAGTGTGCCCAAAGGACAAACCAAAGTGCAAAAAACTTTGA